The sequence TAACTCATGCATATACTAAAAAATCCCCATAACAAAAGGGGAGCTTAAAAAATATAATCGCACGGAATAATTAATAAAATTTTCAACAAGCTGTTTTACTTAGCCTTTTTCAACCTTATATACCATTGAGCCTAAGTAACGTAACAATCATGCCACACAAGTTAGAACGATTAAATAAAAGATTAACTTAATAATTATAAAAAAAAATACTATCTATAATATTCATAGGGAAAAGCTTCCCCATGAATATTCTGCTCCTCAATTCTAATAAGCATCTTCAACTTCCAATTGGGCTACAGTTACAGCATTAAAAGCAAACGCTGCAACCATAGGTATCGGACACCTCAACCAGTAGGTAACACCAGCTGCTATCATTGTTGCCACTACTGCCGTAATAGACCAAATCCTTTCCTCACAGGTCAAACCTCTTTCTGCTTTAATTGTTCTAAGAACCTTTGTTGGGATTGGCTCGGGCATTACTGCGCCTGGAGGAAAAGCCCAAAAGTTATTACAGCGCTCTATATATAGATCCGTCCAGCCATTATCTTGGCACCATTGATCAATCCATTCATCTTTGTAATGTCTCATAGGATTGCTAACAAGTCGATTGAAATTCTTCAGCATAACTTTTCAATAATAATAAATAGAAATATCTCGATTAATACTCATAGTTAACAATTCTCTACTAGAAAAGTTGTAACTAGGAAGTGTGAAGCTTTGTAAAGACTGAATTATTGTTTATAAAGCAGTAAAACAGGGCTTTCACTAATTACAAGACTAACAGCAATCGCCGAGTTATTTCGTCAAATGATAATAAACTTTATCAATTCCCTTGAAAGTAAATTTTTCTCAACATTTTCAACAGCTTTAACAGGATTTTTATTGAAGAAATGTAAACTTTTTAGTTATCTAATTTAATCAAGGCTAAAAATCATTTCTCAACAGTTAGAGAGTCATGTCTTATCATATAAAGCGACTAATAAATCTAATTTATAATTCAAGTGAGATACGTCCAACACTGTTTATATAACTTAGAAGTTTAAAGGTATAAATAGTGTAAGCTTAATTTAGTCTAAAGATATCTAATTTGATCTTAAACACATGCTAAACCGATTGTTTAAAACTTTATAAGCTGCATCTATTATCTATTTTTTGGCAATATTTTGGACTGGATCGGCGATGGTTGATTGGACTCATCCTTTATCTTTTAGCAATGCAAAACTTTCGGGAAGAAATTTTGCGGGTGAAAGCCTACAAGCATCTTTATTTTTCAACCCAAATATAGAACTGACTAATGCAGGCTAATGCCGATGTTCGCGGAGTAGTTTTAACTAATGCGATAGTAAATCGAGTAAACTTAACAGGAACAGATATGAACTGCCGTACTCGTAGAAGCTTTGTTGCTCCGCGCAATATTTGTTGATACAAACGTTAATGGTGTCGATTTTACTGATGTAATTTTAGACGGAGCGCAAGTCAAATAACTTTGTAAAAAAGCTGACGGTATTAATTCTAAAACAGGTGTAGAAACTCGTTATTCTCTAGGATGCAAATGAAGCGTATTGGTGTAATTGGTGGCGGGCAATTAGCTTTAATGATGGGTACTGCGGCTCAAAAGCTGGGAGTGGAACTAATTGTGCAAACTCCTAAAGCTAACGATCCAGCAGTCAGTATTGCGAAAGATACTATTTTCGCCGCAGTTGATGATGCTATAGCCACAGCCGAATTAGCAAGAAAGTGTGATGTTATTACTTTCGAGAATGAATTTGTCGATCTAGAAGCTTTATCCAAACTCGCTACAGAAAAAGTTTGTTTTCGTCCTCGGATCGAAGCATTATCTCCTCTTTTAGATAAATACCATCAACGTTGTTTTCTGCAAAATTTGAATATACCAGTTCCTAAATTTGAATTACCAGAATCATTATTCGCCATATCATCTTCTTCTACAGGTCAAGATACAAAAGTTAATAAACTTAATGAGTCGGAATTGAGTTTTCCAGTTGTTTTAAAAGCTCGCCGTCACGGCTACGATGGACAAGGAACTTTTATCATTAAAGATTTAATTAGTTTAAAGCAAAAACTCTGTTTAGATAATCCGGAAGAAAATCAAACAAATAACTTAATTGAATCTCATTTTTTATTAGAGGAATTTATCCCTTTTCAGAAAGAATTAGCCGTAATTGCAGCACGCTCCGCATCTGGTGAAGTTTCCACTTTTGTAGTAGTAGAAACTCAACAAGAACAACAAGTTTGTCGGCGAGTAATTGCGCCTGCTGACATCAGTCTCCAGACAGAAAATACGATAAAAGATATTGCTGCTACCATACTTGACAATTTACAAGTTATAGGGGTTTTCGGCATAGAGTTATTCTTGACTAATAACGGTGAAGTGTTAGTAAATGAAATTGCACCTAGAACCCATAACTCCGGGCATTTTTCTATTGATGCCTGCTTTACTTCGCAGTTTGAGCAGCAATTGCGAGTTTTGTGCGATTTACCTCTAGGCAACACAGCCATGAAAAATCCTTGTGCTATTATGGTAAATTTATTAGGTTATGAAACCCAAAAAAGTAGCTATATTGATAAGCGCTTTGCATTAGCAAAAATTCCTGGAGCGCACGTCCATTGGTATGGTAAATCCGAATCTCGTCCTGGACGTAAACTAGGGCATATTACAGTTTTATTAGATAAATTAAATCGTGATGAAGCGATGACAATTGCCAAAAATATAGAGTCTATATGGTATTCTTGATTAATGAATGTAGCAAACGAAAATAAAAATTTTCAATTTACTACACAACATCTTAAGTGAAAGTTATAATAGGTTTGTTGCACTGCAACGTTGGTGACTGCCATACAGTTTTGTGATCTATGATTTTTATGATATGGGAACCGAAGAGTTTCGTGGCAGTAAACCGGACTTGCATCCGGAAACTTTAAGCGAGGTATTAGGCTCCCCCCTGGTTTAACCAGGTCATAAACTTAGGTAAAACGGCGTTGCGGTGAACTAAAATTTGAAAGCTCCTTAAATCACTTTTCGGTTTGAGGAGCTTTCTTTTGATTTTTTAATTCTTACTATACGTCAAGTTGTCATAGAAATCAGTAGATAAAAAGCAAGAAATTAATTATAAGTAATATCAAGAACAATACTTGTTAAGCCGTTGCGTATTTAATTTAGGTACAGGAAAACGCAGAACATCCGCACTACAGTAATGTACACCTTTGCCTTTTATAAGATTTAGCTATACATCAACTTATAGTCTTTATTGGTGGACATCTGTAATAACTTTAGCGATTCCAATAGCAACAATTCTTAATTAAGGATCGAGTTTTGCAATCAAAAATGCAATATCAATGGTATAGATTTTAGCTAAGATTTTCAAGAATTAGATTTTAGTATGATTAGATGAAAAACTTGGTTTAAAAAAAATATTTTTTTGTTAGAAAAAGACTTAGCATATTGAATTTAATATCAATAAAAACTGATAAAATCTTTAATATTCTTATAGAACAAAATAGTACCGTGTTTCCAGCCTCAGTCTTCAAAATAGACAACGGGTTAACATTGATTCACCAGGAAATATCTACCACTCCCATTGCTGTGGCAGATGTGTGGGTTAAAGCGGGAGCCAATTTAGAACCAGAGTCTTGGTGCGGAATGGCTCACTTCCTAGAACATATGATATTTAAGGGTACCGAAAAATTAGAAGCTGGAGTATTCGATCAAACAATTGAATTTCTTGGTGGTGTAAGTAATGCAGCTACCAGTTATGATTATGCTCATTATTCGCTGACTACAGCTTCTAATTATCTCGAAGAAACTTTACCTTTAATGGGTGAATTATTACTTAATGCTGCCATACCCGAAATTGAACTAAACCGCGAACGTAATGTCATTTTAGAAGAAATTCGGCAAGCATATAACAGTCCCGATTGGATGGGTTTTGAAGCACTTTGTCAAAGTATTTATCCGCAGCATCCTTATGGGCGCTCAATTTTAGGAAGCGAGCAAGACATAGCACAACATCAAGTAGAGCAACTGCGTTGTTTTCATCGCGCTCATTATCAACCAGAAAATATGACAATAGCGATCGCCGGAGGAATTTCTGCGTCGAAAGCTTTGGAATTAGTAAATAAGGCTTTTAATGATTTTTCTCCACCATCTGCGGATTTTCCTGCGATACAGCCATCAACAAAGCCTTGTATTAACGGAATTTGTCGCGAACAGATTAAACTACCTAGGTTAGAACAAGCCCGCTTGCTAATGGCATGGTTAGCTCCGGGAGTAGACAAACTTCGCATTTGTTATGGTTTAGATTTACTCTCAGTAATCTTAGCTGGAGGAAGAGCTTCGCGATTAATCGCTGATTTACGGGAAAATCGCCAATTAGTTAACTCCATTGGCAGCAGTTTTTCACTGCAACAGCAATCCAGTTTATTTACTATCAATGCTTGGCTAGAATCAAAACAACTAGAGAGCGTAGAAAAATTGATCCGGCTTCATTTAGAACAATTAATCAGCCAAGAAATTACCGAGCAAGAACTCAACCGTGCGAAACGTATGCTGTGCAATGACTATGCTTTTTCTACAGAAACGCCAAATCAATTAGCAGGACTTTATGGATATTACAACACCATCGCTTCAGCCGAACTTTCAGTAAATTATCCCCAGGAAATTCAATCCTTTGACTCAAAAGAACTGCAAAATATAGCATATAAATATCTTTCTCCCGATAATTACGCCGTGACGGTAGTTAAACCAGAACATTAAGGGATATTAGAATCGTAAAGGGCGAATAAAGAGATAAGGGGTGGGGTAGAAGGAAAGACAAGAGGAAATGAATTTATAACTCGCCACTGACTGCTTGCTAATCTAAAATCTAAAATCTAAACTCAACAATTTAAATGACAACCTTGCCAAAATTATCGAATCTTTATCGTACTCAGTTGAAAAATGGGATAGTACTTCTAGTTACAGAAAATTCTGCTGCCGATGTGATTGCAACTAGAATATTTATCCGTGCTGGAAGTTGTTATGAAAATCCAGAAAAAGCAGGGTTGGCAAATTTACTTGGCGCTGTACTTACTAAAGGATGTGATGGACTTACGAGCTTGGAAATTGCCGAGCGTGTCGAATCTGTTGGAGCTAGTTTAAGTGCCGATACTGCTACAGATTATTTTGTTTTATCCTTGAAAACCGTAACTGCTGATTTTACCCAGATATTAGAATTAGCAGCAAAAATATTGCGATCGCCTACTTTTCCTGAAGCTGAAGTGGAGATGGAAAAGCGAATTTCTCTACAAGATGTGCGTTTACAAAAGGAACAGCCTTTTAGCGTTGCTTTTGAGCAATTACGTCAAATTATGTACAAAAATCATCCTTATGCATCTTCGGGATTGGGGGATGAAACTACTATCAGCAGTTTAACTAGGCAAGATTTAGTTGAATATTATCAAACTTATTTTCGTCCAGATAATATAGTTATTAGCATTTCCGGTCGTATTTCGTCTGAAAATGCAGAACAACAAATCAATAAATTATTCGGCGATTGGCAACCAGCTGTAGACAAAACACTACCGATTACAAATGTGTCAATCCCTCAAACCAAGCCACAACAAGTAATTACCCCCCAAGCAACACAGCAATCAGTACTTATGTTGGGTTATTTAGGTGCTTCGGTAGACTCCAATGACTACGCTGCTTTAAAATTACTATCCAGTTATTTAGGAAACGGGCTTTCCAGTCGCTTATTTATTGAATTAAGAGAAAAGCTTGGTTTAGCTTACGATGTATCGGCATTTTACCCCACCAGGCAGTTCTCAAGCTCTTTTGTTGTTTATATGGGTACGGCACCAGAAAATACCCTTAGAGCCTTGAAAGGGTTGCGAAAAGAAGTAGATTTACTTTCAAGCAATAAATTAGAAGAAAGCGTCTTACAAGCTGCAAAAAACAAAGTACTCGGACAATACGCCCTGGGCAAACAAACCAACGGACAAATCGCCCAGATATACGGTTGGTATGAAATTATCGGTTTGGGAATAGGCTTCGATCAAAAATTTCAACAAGATATCGCAGCCCTAAGCAGTGCAGATACTACCAAAGCAGCTATCGAATATTTGCAGGAACCATTTGTGTCTATAATCGGTCAACAAGAAGCAATTAGCAGTGTAATTGCCTAGCAGCAGTGAGCGACGTTTACTTAGAATCAATTATTTACAGTTTGCGGTTTATTTTAAGCATTTACACTGCTGTCGCAATTTAATTTTATACTGGTTAATAGATAGTGTATTTGTAAGAGACTTGCCGGGGGCACAAACCATGATAGGTAGTAAAAAACTAAGTATTATCAAGTACTTACGCTCTCTCATATCGTTTCGTTTCCTTCCGAGAAATAAATTCTACTGGCTACTTCTAATTTCCTCTAGTCCCCTGTTTTTTGGAGCTAGCGCTGGAGTCTCAATTGCAGCACCCCAAAAACAGATTGCTCAAGTAGTTGTAGGGGCTACGATGAATCGCCCTAGCCTCAAAATAGGTAGCGAAGGAGTACCTGTAAGAGAATTACAAGGAGCTTTAAAACTTTTAGGTTTTTATAAAGGTGAAGTTAATGGTATCTTCAGCCAATCAACTAAACAAGCAGTTTCGAGTTTTCAGCAAGCAGCAGGTTTGAAATCCGATGGAGTAGTAGATAACAATACTTGGCAAACCCTTTTTCCTAGTACCGGTACATCCACAGCATCAACATCATCAAATCCTGTAAGTACCGCTACACCACCACCTTCTAATACCTTTCCCATGCCTACTGAATCCTTCAGTAGCGTTAGAGTCGTAAACAATTCCACACAGCAACGAAGAGTAACAACCGCTGCAAACAATAGTCCAGTTCGGATTGTGCAACCGGCTCCAGAGCCAAAACCCTCAACACCAAGAGCAACTAATCCCGAACCAACGCCAGCAAAACCCAAACCTCGTCAAACCACCACTAGGAAACGAAAACCCGCACAAAGACAAGCTGCAACTACGCGAACTCGTCAAACTACAACTAATCGTAGAAGCAGTACAACCACCAAGAGAAAAACTCCTGTAGTACAATACACCGCAGCCGGATTACCAATTTTACGTCCAGGAATGCGAGGTTCTCAGGTAGTAAAATTACAGGAAAAGCTATCTACTCTAGGATTACTCAAAGGTGTTGATGGAGATTTTGGTCCTGTAACATTAGAAGCAGTAAAAGCATTTCAGAAACGTAATGGTTTAGAAGCCGATGGAGTTGTCGGAGGAGCTACTTGGCAACTTTTAGATAAGCGTTAATTGATAGTGAGTTAATTTAATATCCAATTTTTATCGGGTGTCGTTACTATGAGAGTACGGCACCATTATTATTTTTAATGCTAGGGATGGTAGGATCGCGATCGCGCTTAATTTATAACTGGCAATATTTTCAACAACCGCCTTGGAATAAATTCCCAGGCTAAAAAACAAAGTCTGATAAATCAGACTGGGTAATTTTTTCAGTGCGTTTTAACGTACTTTGTGTATGAGCCTTGTAAGCCGGAGGCTTTCTCGCAGAGAAATTGATTTCAAGGTGGGAATTCAGGCTTAACGAAATTGGTGCAAATTAGTAGGTTGGGTTGAACGTTAGCGCAGCGTGTCCGCAAGGACATAGTTAAGCCCAACAATACCACAGCTATAGTTTTTGATTGTTGGGTTTCGTTCCTTAACCCAACCTAGGACTTTAACCTTGAACTGGCAAATTAAATCAACCATAAGAAGCATTCAGCGAAGCTGCGGATCATCGCAGTGGTTGGGATTGCTTCGTTTCACTCCGTTCCACTCGCAATGACGTATTATCGGTAATTGCCGGACATCATATAAGTAAGTCGGCGAAAAAAAATATAGCTATGTAACGAAAAGTTAAGATGAGGTATTTGAGTAAAATTTAACACGTTCTGTTTTATAAGCTCCTTTCTCCCCTCTGGCTTCAACCCCATTCATTACAGCTCCCGGCAAGGTCTAGTTCATCATCAAACATTTGACCAGATAATTCATCCTTTTTGATATGCTGCCACTCAAGTTCAATTGGATTCATTTCTGAGCAGTACTTGGGTAAAAAGAATATATACAAGCCTTGTTTTTCCCATTTTGACCATAATTGCTGTACTTCTCGGCATCGATGTATCGGTCCGTTGTCTTGTACAACTACTCTAGTACGCCCAGTTTTTTCGGCATCAGCAGCTTCATATTCCATTATTTGAATGTAAGCTTTACGGTCAACACCGCCTATTACCAAACCGTAGACAAAGCTGATTAGAGGTTGAAAAAAACCAATAATGCTCAATCTGCGTCCACGACGTTTTGTTTGTTCTAAATGTTTTTGCTCACCTTTGAAGTAGTAAGTATAGCCGGGTTCACTCCACATACAAAACCCTGACTCATCCAAATACTTTAAATCTATTTCTCCGCAAGCCAACCCAAGTCTTTTTACAGCACTAGACTAAGAACGCACAATGTTTCAAAGCTTGCCCCGAAATAAGTATGTAGTTTTACGAAATAAAAATCAATATTGCCCATTTCTGGGAAAAAGACTAAACTCTTAACGAATCGTGGTATAAAATTTATTCGCTGCACGACTAAAAAGCCGAACAAGATGTACAATATTCCTTGCCTACATAACAATTAATAATGCTATCGAGTGATTCTATATTTAAGTAATTAACTCAATTAAAGTCGCAACGAGAACCCGCAATAAGATAATATATATCCAAAAAAATAAGGTATCATTAGATGCCATTACTCGGAAAGCATTATTTCTCAGCTTTCATTCATGAGCGGATACCGAAAAGTTTATTGTAAATTACTCAGACAAATCAATATTTTTCCCAAACAAAGCCCATGCTGCACTTTATATTAACTTGGCTTGGCACTGCGGTGTCACTGCTAATTACCGCTCATATTGTTCCTGGATTCGTTATACAAAGCTTTGTCGCAGCCTTGGTTGCAGCTATTGTTGTTGGATTAGTTAATGCTATTATCAGACCAATTCTGAGCGTTCTAACATTTCCTATAACCTTGCTCACCTTTGGATTATTTACATTTGTTGTCAATGGATTTACCCTTTGGTTAGCAACTATTTTTACACCGGGTTACGGTTTCACAATTAGTGGACCTTTAGCAGCTTTATTCGGTTCAATAGTACTATCAATAGTTACTAGCGTAATTAGCTATTTCTTAAGAAAAGTTGATTGAAGAAGTTGCAAATTCTAAGCTTATGTAAGCTTTCAAGAATTAAGAATTATTACAGATGCAATAATTATAGTTTTATTGAAATCATTTGCAAGAAACACAGAACCCGGTTCATGATAGCCGGGTTTTTGGTTATATCTTCCATCTGCTAATCTCCTTGCTAAAATACAACTTCAAATAATTCATTTACCCTTACTCGAAAGTGTTTAATAGTATTTTAAAATAGCTTCGTAGCAAAAACTTTAGTCCTGAAAATCTACCTCGAATATTCAGAATGCAAATCACCAGAACTTTTTCCGGTGCATCTTGGGAGTCTACCGTTGGCTACTGTCGTGCTATCAAAGCAGGAAATCATATTTATGTATCGGGTACCAC comes from Rivularia sp. PCC 7116 and encodes:
- a CDS encoding phage holin family protein codes for the protein MLHFILTWLGTAVSLLITAHIVPGFVIQSFVAALVAAIVVGLVNAIIRPILSVLTFPITLLTFGLFTFVVNGFTLWLATIFTPGYGFTISGPLAALFGSIVLSIVTSVISYFLRKVD
- a CDS encoding pitrilysin family protein codes for the protein MTTLPKLSNLYRTQLKNGIVLLVTENSAADVIATRIFIRAGSCYENPEKAGLANLLGAVLTKGCDGLTSLEIAERVESVGASLSADTATDYFVLSLKTVTADFTQILELAAKILRSPTFPEAEVEMEKRISLQDVRLQKEQPFSVAFEQLRQIMYKNHPYASSGLGDETTISSLTRQDLVEYYQTYFRPDNIVISISGRISSENAEQQINKLFGDWQPAVDKTLPITNVSIPQTKPQQVITPQATQQSVLMLGYLGASVDSNDYAALKLLSSYLGNGLSSRLFIELREKLGLAYDVSAFYPTRQFSSSFVVYMGTAPENTLRALKGLRKEVDLLSSNKLEESVLQAAKNKVLGQYALGKQTNGQIAQIYGWYEIIGLGIGFDQKFQQDIAALSSADTTKAAIEYLQEPFVSIIGQQEAISSVIA
- a CDS encoding pitrilysin family protein, which translates into the protein MFPASVFKIDNGLTLIHQEISTTPIAVADVWVKAGANLEPESWCGMAHFLEHMIFKGTEKLEAGVFDQTIEFLGGVSNAATSYDYAHYSLTTASNYLEETLPLMGELLLNAAIPEIELNRERNVILEEIRQAYNSPDWMGFEALCQSIYPQHPYGRSILGSEQDIAQHQVEQLRCFHRAHYQPENMTIAIAGGISASKALELVNKAFNDFSPPSADFPAIQPSTKPCINGICREQIKLPRLEQARLLMAWLAPGVDKLRICYGLDLLSVILAGGRASRLIADLRENRQLVNSIGSSFSLQQQSSLFTINAWLESKQLESVEKLIRLHLEQLISQEITEQELNRAKRMLCNDYAFSTETPNQLAGLYGYYNTIASAELSVNYPQEIQSFDSKELQNIAYKYLSPDNYAVTVVKPEH
- a CDS encoding 5-(carboxyamino)imidazole ribonucleotide synthase, which produces MKRIGVIGGGQLALMMGTAAQKLGVELIVQTPKANDPAVSIAKDTIFAAVDDAIATAELARKCDVITFENEFVDLEALSKLATEKVCFRPRIEALSPLLDKYHQRCFLQNLNIPVPKFELPESLFAISSSSTGQDTKVNKLNESELSFPVVLKARRHGYDGQGTFIIKDLISLKQKLCLDNPEENQTNNLIESHFLLEEFIPFQKELAVIAARSASGEVSTFVVVETQQEQQVCRRVIAPADISLQTENTIKDIAATILDNLQVIGVFGIELFLTNNGEVLVNEIAPRTHNSGHFSIDACFTSQFEQQLRVLCDLPLGNTAMKNPCAIMVNLLGYETQKSSYIDKRFALAKIPGAHVHWYGKSESRPGRKLGHITVLLDKLNRDEAMTIAKNIESIWYS
- a CDS encoding peptidoglycan-binding protein translates to MIGSKKLSIIKYLRSLISFRFLPRNKFYWLLLISSSPLFFGASAGVSIAAPQKQIAQVVVGATMNRPSLKIGSEGVPVRELQGALKLLGFYKGEVNGIFSQSTKQAVSSFQQAAGLKSDGVVDNNTWQTLFPSTGTSTASTSSNPVSTATPPPSNTFPMPTESFSSVRVVNNSTQQRRVTTAANNSPVRIVQPAPEPKPSTPRATNPEPTPAKPKPRQTTTRKRKPAQRQAATTRTRQTTTNRRSSTTTKRKTPVVQYTAAGLPILRPGMRGSQVVKLQEKLSTLGLLKGVDGDFGPVTLEAVKAFQKRNGLEADGVVGGATWQLLDKR